Proteins from one Globicephala melas chromosome 21, mGloMel1.2, whole genome shotgun sequence genomic window:
- the TRIML2 gene encoding probable E3 ubiquitin-protein ligase TRIML2 — protein MSKRLRSQLEQEIPEDAHYEIHLEPPQRFCHDDQITLCDKYFTSQEHKNHVVYGVQEAAENYRKLFQEILNTLKEKLEVAKSILADEQERMVMMQEEEQNFKAMIESEYRIRFWLMIEENKVNFQSPQGCGFNLNLREASQNQLMEFATKLKEKFQEILQRLNCLGRENMSKLRESEVRLSEQICGLQKITTELEKKCGQSASALLQNARYSLERSESLLLQCLEPARITDLSLCQITGMSKMLEVLQRPITLDPKTAHPCLVLSEDLRSVRLRNVQQDVPSHPERFDFSATVLGVESFTSGRHYWEVDVEEATQWQLGVHGSSASRSASGDKVLFTGSIMGTDYTFWAFPPLKRVSWREQMHRVGVFLDYEYGQISFYDVTKRSLIYNFSDLAFQGALRPLFSLCISNGGMNSDSLSICLPHVSSCNGTFSPQPSLV, from the exons ATGTCCAAAAGGCTCCGCTCCCAGTTAGAGCAAGAAATCCCAGAAGATGCCCACTATGAGATACATCTGGAGCCACCACAGCGGTTCTGCCATGATGACCAAATCACGCTTTGTGACAAGTACTTCACGTCCCAGGAGCACAAGAATCACGTGGTATATGGAGTACAAGAGGCTGCTGAGAATTATAGG AAGTTATTCCAGGAGATATTGAACACATTGAAGGAGAAACTTGAAGTAGCTAAAAGCATATTGGCTGATGAGCAAGAAAGAATGGTGATGATGCAG GAAGAAGAACAGAATTTTAAAGCGATGATTGAGTCTGAATATAGGATAAGGTTCTGGTTGATGATTGAAGAAAACAAAGTGAACTTCCAGAGTCCACAAGGGTGCGGATTCAACCTGAACTTGAGAGAAGCCAGTCAGAACCAACTGATGGAGTTTGCCACAAAGCTAAAGGAGAAGTTCCAGGAAATACTACAG AGACTGAACTGTTTGGGGAGAGAGAACATGAGTAAACTGAGGGAGAGTGAAGTCAGGCTCTCTGAACAGATCTGCGGCCTCCAGAAGATCACCACAGAGCTGGAGAAGAAGTGTGGGCAATCTGCCTCAGCGTTGCTCCAG AATGCAAGATATTCTTTGGAAAG GAGCGAGTCACTACTGCTTCAGTGTCTAGAGCCCGCCCGAATCACAGACCTGAGTTTATGCCAAATAACAGGAATGAGCAAAATGCTAGAAGTGCTGCAAA GACCTATAACTTTGGACCCTAAGACAGCTCATCCCTGTCTGGTCTTATCTGAGGATCTGAGAAGTGTAAGACTCAGAAATGTGCAGCAGGATGTACCCAGTCACCCAGAGAGATTTGACTTCAGCGCCACCGTGTTGGGTGTGGAGAGCTTCACCTCAGGGCGGCACTACTGGGAGGTGGATGTGGAAGAGGCAACACAGTGGCAGCTGGGCGTACACGGAAGCTCTGCCAGCAGAAGTGCTTCCGGAGATAAGGTCTTATTCACAGGATCCATTATGGGAACTGATTATACTTTCTGGGCTTTTCCCCCTTTAAAAAGGGTTTCCTGGAGAGAGCAAATGCACAGAGTTGGAGTTTTCCTGGACTATGAGTATGGCCAGATATCCTTCTATGATGTGACAAAGAGATCCCTCATCTATAATTTCTCTGATCTCGCCTTCCAAGGAGCTCTCAGgcctctattttctctttgtatttcaaaTGGAGGCATGAATTCAGACTCTCTGAGCATCTGCCTCCCTCACGTTTCTTCTTGTAATGGTACTTTTAGCCCTCAACCTTCTTTGGTGTGA